A genomic stretch from Telmatocola sphagniphila includes:
- a CDS encoding protein kinase domain-containing protein, which translates to MVTRVVSRWQAEQGSEELNSKSGNSADFMSFASIRNNSMLQRESFPAVGDIFMGFKLVSILGTGGFARVYLAQQENLADRPVALKVTSLPNREPQRLARLQHQNIMPIHSVHYANPFQAVCMPYLGTVTLHDVIRLAFKDRKAPSSGGTIFETERAMRTTLIETYPDAVPQMEPSIEGCEKSFRFKNELLQLGYVEAILTIVSRICDGLEHAHNVGVIHRDLKPANILLSTDGQPLLLDFNLAVDVRSNDQIEAGGTIPYMAPEQLRALMKQREEAITPSCDLYALGIIAYELLTGSAPFPALTRENSKYQFDMSATENARKSEPDAASKHNPEVPVSVDIILRKLLAYHEKDRYESAAQLKEDIDRQLKNLSLRYARDPITVRIEKLHRRNRKVLPSLAVTGALILMGSIAIANDRLQFIENKSQADKKFLESISQLDLARVESSESLLPGVRDQGLNRMTRVMDNYLLLGDRNSNSNTPFEYLSVEQQGQLRERFGESLLILADQEKRKNDLNSWHNALDLNKRAEKLFGSDKMPEYGWQQQKELAEKLEDKKIQERAGYLQHLPESNTSTNSLLKMNDFIRRNQFEDAIAELKIYIENNPTRADGHILLANCYRMTQQSIKALERLNVAISLDPKNCLALYKRAEIQMDLSDYDAALKDINNALAMDSLGGLGYWVKAKYYSRITPVNFKEGLKALYEAEKENYELFPIYALRIRFLLVNNFEEAKTIIDYLNQIPARGIQDYSHRAWANIQVKQYEIARQDYEAALSFDPNNTSLLLGLSTALAFKNDYSSAAEVCKRVLEISPRSHLAQSSLAIYLARLGEHEKARKLADESVVNCEDPEFYYKAACVYSLGSQNYPEYGPLATRYLVKAATKKFEYFNKMEADKDIDPIRKIPEYKALVKAKDTLQNLFNLSLNK; encoded by the coding sequence GTGGTAACCCGTGTTGTCTCGCGATGGCAGGCTGAACAGGGTTCAGAGGAATTGAATTCCAAATCCGGCAACTCGGCGGACTTTATGAGTTTCGCCAGCATTCGAAATAATTCCATGCTCCAACGGGAATCGTTCCCCGCGGTAGGCGACATCTTCATGGGGTTCAAACTGGTATCGATTCTGGGTACTGGTGGCTTTGCCCGAGTTTATCTGGCTCAGCAGGAAAATCTGGCGGATCGCCCCGTTGCTTTGAAGGTGACTTCGCTTCCCAACAGGGAACCGCAACGGCTGGCGCGTCTGCAGCATCAGAACATCATGCCGATTCACTCGGTGCATTATGCAAATCCTTTTCAAGCGGTTTGCATGCCCTATCTGGGTACGGTAACACTCCACGATGTCATTCGCCTGGCCTTCAAAGATCGCAAAGCTCCCAGCAGCGGGGGCACTATCTTCGAAACCGAACGGGCTATGCGGACGACATTGATCGAAACGTATCCCGATGCGGTGCCGCAGATGGAACCGAGCATAGAGGGCTGCGAAAAATCCTTCCGATTCAAGAATGAACTTCTCCAGTTAGGTTATGTGGAAGCCATTCTGACCATTGTTTCTCGAATCTGCGACGGTTTAGAGCACGCGCACAATGTGGGTGTGATTCATCGCGATCTTAAACCCGCGAATATCCTCCTGTCGACCGATGGTCAGCCTTTGCTTCTGGATTTCAACCTGGCGGTCGATGTTCGATCGAACGATCAGATTGAGGCGGGCGGAACTATTCCTTACATGGCTCCCGAGCAACTTCGGGCGTTGATGAAACAGCGCGAGGAAGCGATTACCCCCAGTTGCGACTTGTATGCTCTGGGTATCATCGCTTACGAGCTACTGACGGGAAGCGCGCCCTTTCCAGCACTGACGCGCGAGAACAGCAAATACCAGTTCGATATGTCGGCAACGGAAAATGCCCGCAAATCCGAACCCGATGCCGCCTCTAAACACAATCCGGAAGTGCCCGTTTCCGTCGATATTATTTTGCGGAAGCTACTGGCTTATCACGAAAAGGATCGCTACGAATCGGCCGCGCAATTGAAGGAAGACATTGATCGCCAGTTAAAAAATCTGTCCCTGCGATATGCCCGGGATCCGATTACCGTTCGCATTGAGAAATTGCATCGTCGAAATCGCAAGGTTTTACCCAGCTTGGCCGTGACGGGAGCTTTGATTCTCATGGGATCTATTGCAATCGCCAACGACCGATTGCAATTCATCGAAAATAAATCTCAAGCAGACAAAAAATTCCTGGAGTCTATCAGTCAGCTCGATCTGGCTCGGGTCGAATCCAGTGAATCTTTATTACCCGGAGTCCGCGATCAGGGATTAAATCGAATGACCCGGGTCATGGATAACTACCTGTTACTGGGTGATAGAAACTCGAATTCTAATACTCCCTTCGAATATCTTTCCGTCGAACAGCAGGGTCAGTTGCGGGAACGATTTGGAGAATCTCTACTCATTCTGGCCGATCAGGAAAAAAGAAAAAATGATCTAAATTCCTGGCATAACGCGTTGGATTTAAACAAACGCGCCGAGAAGCTCTTCGGCAGTGACAAAATGCCGGAGTATGGCTGGCAACAGCAAAAAGAACTGGCGGAGAAGCTCGAAGACAAAAAAATTCAAGAGCGGGCCGGCTACTTGCAGCATCTGCCCGAATCGAACACTTCCACGAATTCTCTCTTGAAAATGAACGATTTTATCAGACGAAACCAGTTTGAAGATGCAATTGCCGAGTTGAAAATTTACATCGAGAACAATCCGACCAGAGCGGACGGTCATATACTTCTCGCAAACTGCTATAGGATGACTCAGCAGTCAATAAAAGCATTGGAAAGACTAAATGTTGCCATATCGCTCGATCCGAAAAATTGCTTGGCTTTATATAAACGGGCCGAGATCCAGATGGATCTTTCAGATTATGATGCAGCTTTAAAGGATATAAATAATGCTTTGGCAATGGATTCTCTGGGAGGTCTCGGATATTGGGTGAAAGCAAAATATTATAGCCGCATAACTCCTGTAAATTTTAAAGAAGGCTTGAAAGCTTTATACGAAGCCGAAAAAGAGAATTACGAATTATTTCCGATCTATGCATTACGAATTCGATTTTTGTTAGTAAATAATTTCGAAGAAGCAAAGACAATAATTGATTACTTGAATCAAATTCCTGCCAGAGGTATACAAGATTACAGCCACCGCGCCTGGGCCAATATTCAGGTAAAACAATACGAAATAGCTCGTCAGGATTACGAAGCTGCGCTCAGTTTTGATCCAAACAACACATCGCTTCTTCTGGGATTGTCGACGGCTCTTGCATTTAAAAATGATTACAGTAGTGCTGCGGAAGTCTGTAAGCGTGTACTTGAAATATCTCCCAGATCGCACCTGGCTCAAAGTTCTTTAGCAATTTATCTGGCTCGTCTGGGGGAACATGAAAAAGCTCGAAAGCTAGCGGATGAATCGGTTGTTAATTGCGAAGATCCCGAATTTTATTATAAAGCGGCCTGCGTTTACTCTCTGGGCAGTCAAAATTACCCGGAATACGGTCCACTCGCCACAAGATATCTGGTCAAAGCGGCCACGAAAAAATTTGAATACTTCAATAAAATGGAAGCTGACAAGGATATTGACCCGATCCGAAAAATTCCCGAATACAAGGCCTTGGTCAAAGCTAAAGATACTCTGCAGAACCTATTTAACCTCAGCTTGAATAAGTGA
- a CDS encoding sigma-70 family RNA polymerase sigma factor produces MPTSTNPERLLQDLRGGSSELLGPLLEQYRNYLKLLARWEIGHRLQGKLDASDLVQETFLDAHKYFPNFRGHSEGEFIQWIKKIMAGKLANHIRHYFGTQARDASRERAIELDLDQSSRLFDRGLMALQSSPSEKASQREQSVLLAEALEGLSPDYREVLILRHLEELTFPQISERMGRTLDSVQKLWIRALAQLRTRFDNSHE; encoded by the coding sequence GTGCCGACATCCACCAATCCCGAACGTCTGCTGCAGGATTTACGTGGCGGTTCCAGCGAGTTGCTGGGTCCCCTGCTTGAGCAATATCGAAATTACCTCAAACTGCTGGCCCGCTGGGAAATTGGCCATCGGTTGCAGGGCAAACTCGATGCTTCCGATCTCGTCCAGGAAACCTTTCTGGACGCTCACAAGTACTTCCCGAATTTTCGCGGCCACAGTGAAGGCGAATTCATCCAGTGGATCAAGAAGATCATGGCCGGGAAGCTGGCCAATCATATTCGCCATTATTTCGGCACCCAGGCCCGGGACGCCAGCCGCGAACGCGCTATTGAACTCGATTTGGACCAATCCTCCCGGCTATTCGATCGCGGGCTAATGGCTCTTCAAAGCAGCCCGAGTGAAAAAGCCAGTCAGCGCGAACAGTCCGTTCTTTTGGCGGAAGCTCTGGAAGGTCTGTCCCCCGATTACCGGGAAGTTCTGATACTGCGCCATCTGGAGGAACTGACGTTTCCGCAGATTTCCGAGCGTATGGGCCGAACTTTGGACAGCGTACAAAAACTCTGGATCCGGGCTTTGGCCCAACTACGCACCCGTTTCGATAATTCCCATGAGTAA
- a CDS encoding serine/threonine protein kinase, whose translation MSNSFRKSSLGDSSTPDRWQDPDPSMDPRLFQAVQDYMKELESGRRPNRKIFLAKYSELGEELARCIDGLEMLHGAFSSSSNASKTAAEPSAIPGDPLGDFQIIREIGRGGMGIVYEAKQLSLGRKVALKVLPFAAALDANQLQRFKNEAQAAAQLHHSNIVPIYGVGSERGVHYYAMQLIEGQSLDLILDQMRQKYGINRLQDNGTTASLHAVSRSPIDLAKVSEVPASIPSSLATKTTQQTVFSQTLTTQRETSVREFHRTAARLMMQAAEALEHAHSYGIIHRDIKPANLIVDARGNLWVTDFGLAHIQTEANLTRTGDIIGTFRYMSPEQASGDRVLLDHRCDIYSLGASFYEWLTLQPVYPGKNRAKLLDQILNQDPKSPRSINKSVPVELETIVMKALAKSPGDRYSSAGELAADLQRFLDDKPILARPPSIVDLTRKWCKRHPSTLVAAFVVLLLSVIGLTVNNYLIKIEKDKTKAASQQVENARIQEKARAEEAEKRFRKSRGIVDTMIRIGEEELPEQQMFQPIRRRLLEAALQYYTEFVEERSDDPKMQAELLQVEERVNQILTELSQLQGADQITLVETRGVHRDLNVTEEQKSQLFKASNDWKSRRAQIIKASKNIETRRKELVVLTLEVNSTISKILTPDQAHRLRQISLQMKGPMAFRDEEVARKLDLTNEQRIRIREIDNEAISILFQNDGPRGPGGPGGPGGPGGGGPPEGPNSDGRGDRGSKFGRGFGGGPKEGFQDPMDEKLKLVIKDMLNLLTEEQKKRWKEMIGEPYQKGPPPKKP comes from the coding sequence ATGAGTAATTCCTTCCGAAAATCTTCTCTGGGCGATTCTTCGACGCCTGATCGCTGGCAGGATCCGGATCCCTCCATGGATCCCCGCCTGTTCCAGGCCGTTCAGGATTACATGAAAGAGCTTGAGAGCGGTCGGAGGCCAAATCGCAAGATATTCCTTGCGAAGTATTCCGAACTGGGTGAAGAGCTGGCGCGTTGCATCGACGGCCTGGAAATGCTGCACGGCGCATTTTCCTCTTCGTCCAACGCCTCCAAGACGGCTGCGGAACCGAGCGCGATCCCGGGGGATCCGCTGGGCGATTTTCAAATTATTCGCGAAATTGGTCGCGGCGGCATGGGCATTGTTTATGAAGCCAAACAATTATCTCTCGGTAGAAAAGTCGCCTTGAAGGTTCTCCCATTTGCAGCCGCTCTCGATGCCAATCAGCTGCAGCGGTTCAAAAACGAGGCTCAGGCGGCGGCTCAACTCCACCACTCCAATATCGTGCCTATCTACGGAGTGGGAAGTGAACGAGGTGTCCACTATTACGCCATGCAGCTGATCGAAGGGCAATCCCTCGACCTGATCCTCGATCAGATGCGTCAGAAGTATGGGATTAATCGACTGCAGGACAATGGAACGACCGCCTCTTTGCATGCCGTTTCTCGGTCGCCGATCGACCTGGCGAAAGTGAGCGAAGTCCCGGCCTCGATCCCCTCGTCTCTGGCGACGAAGACCACCCAACAAACAGTATTCTCCCAAACGCTGACCACGCAGCGCGAAACTTCGGTTCGCGAGTTTCATAGAACCGCCGCCCGATTGATGATGCAGGCCGCCGAGGCCCTCGAACACGCGCATTCGTATGGCATTATTCATCGCGATATCAAACCCGCCAATCTCATTGTGGATGCCCGCGGGAATCTCTGGGTTACGGACTTCGGCTTGGCGCATATCCAAACCGAAGCCAATCTCACCCGTACGGGCGACATCATCGGCACCTTCCGTTACATGAGTCCGGAACAGGCCAGCGGGGATCGCGTTCTGCTCGATCATCGCTGCGATATTTATTCGTTAGGCGCTTCGTTCTACGAATGGCTGACGCTACAGCCGGTCTATCCCGGTAAGAATCGGGCCAAGCTGCTCGATCAAATTTTGAATCAGGATCCCAAGTCTCCCCGTTCCATTAATAAATCCGTACCCGTGGAACTGGAAACGATTGTAATGAAAGCCTTGGCGAAGAGCCCGGGGGATCGCTATTCGAGTGCCGGGGAGCTAGCCGCCGATTTGCAGCGATTTTTGGACGATAAACCGATTCTGGCTCGCCCGCCGAGTATAGTCGACCTCACCCGCAAATGGTGTAAGCGGCATCCGTCGACGCTAGTGGCCGCATTCGTTGTGCTGCTGCTTTCCGTGATTGGTCTGACTGTAAACAATTATTTGATAAAGATCGAAAAGGATAAAACCAAAGCGGCTAGCCAACAGGTCGAAAATGCTCGAATTCAGGAGAAAGCGCGGGCCGAGGAAGCCGAGAAAAGATTCCGCAAATCGCGGGGTATCGTCGATACGATGATTCGTATTGGGGAAGAGGAACTCCCCGAACAGCAGATGTTCCAACCAATTCGTAGGCGCCTGCTGGAGGCGGCCTTACAGTACTACACGGAATTTGTCGAAGAGCGCAGCGACGATCCCAAGATGCAAGCGGAATTGTTGCAGGTCGAGGAGCGGGTCAATCAAATTCTGACGGAACTCTCGCAGTTGCAGGGTGCGGACCAGATCACGCTCGTTGAAACTCGAGGCGTTCATCGCGATTTAAACGTTACGGAAGAACAGAAATCTCAGCTCTTTAAAGCCAGTAACGACTGGAAATCCCGCCGCGCCCAAATCATCAAGGCAAGTAAAAATATCGAAACCCGTCGCAAAGAACTGGTAGTTCTGACTCTGGAAGTAAACTCGACAATCTCAAAAATTCTTACACCCGATCAGGCCCATAGACTACGGCAAATTTCCCTTCAGATGAAAGGTCCTATGGCTTTTCGGGATGAAGAAGTTGCCCGAAAACTCGATTTGACGAACGAGCAAAGAATCCGCATTCGGGAAATCGATAACGAAGCGATATCGATATTGTTTCAAAACGATGGTCCGCGTGGGCCGGGAGGACCTGGTGGTCCCGGTGGCCCGGGAGGAGGTGGGCCCCCTGAAGGCCCCAACTCCGACGGACGAGGCGATCGAGGTTCCAAATTCGGGAGAGGATTCGGAGGTGGCCCCAAGGAGGGCTTCCAGGACCCGATGGACGAAAAATTAAAGCTTGTCATCAAAGACATGCTGAATCTCCTGACGGAGGAACAGAAAAAACGCTGGAAAGAAATGATTGGAGAACCTTATCAAAAAGGACCACCTCCCAAGAAGCCGTAG
- a CDS encoding metallophosphoesterase family protein: MKRILFMLLAVGGLTALALSTANQPTNSTDNSNAKFVVDTDKKNPWTSLTPNVAADQFQFAIVSDRTGGHRKGVFSKAVHQVNLLQPAFVMSVGDLIEGARQEEMNRTQWDEFDKYARQFAMPFFYCAGNHDGDNKVKAEVWKERLGKAYYHFLYGDCLFLVLNSNDLGINAPVPAAAGVRGPRIGFGKEQLQYVEKTLKDNAKVRWTFVFMHHPVWAARDLTENGWLEFEKLFANRQYSTFCGHEHTFRKFIRNERSYYQLATTGGVSSMRGIEYGEFDQIAWVTMKKDGPVIAQVALEGILKDDLTKIEPSEENGSKPLSTEGLNEVVGSVTMNGKPVTGLQAQFIPLDEPAPRANAPEYSLPGGMGLLQLDGSFTVYQHRGPAGLKAGRYAVTFAPTTSLIIDSTKKDNPVPEKYRAANTTPYRVEVKVDVRNRFEFKLDKE, encoded by the coding sequence ATGAAGCGAATTCTGTTTATGCTCCTGGCCGTCGGCGGACTGACGGCTCTCGCACTTTCGACCGCGAATCAGCCAACCAACTCCACCGACAACTCAAACGCCAAATTTGTCGTCGATACCGACAAAAAGAATCCCTGGACCTCCCTCACTCCCAACGTGGCGGCCGATCAGTTTCAGTTCGCCATCGTTTCGGACCGTACCGGCGGGCATCGCAAAGGTGTCTTCAGCAAAGCGGTGCATCAGGTCAATCTTTTGCAACCCGCGTTTGTCATGTCGGTGGGCGATTTGATTGAAGGGGCTCGCCAGGAAGAAATGAATCGCACGCAATGGGATGAGTTCGATAAATATGCCCGACAGTTTGCCATGCCTTTCTTCTACTGTGCGGGTAATCACGATGGGGACAATAAAGTCAAAGCCGAGGTCTGGAAAGAGCGGCTGGGTAAGGCATATTACCATTTTCTTTATGGGGACTGTCTGTTTCTCGTCCTCAACAGCAACGATCTGGGGATCAATGCACCCGTGCCGGCCGCGGCGGGTGTCCGCGGTCCGCGGATCGGATTCGGTAAAGAACAACTGCAGTACGTTGAAAAAACGTTGAAAGATAATGCCAAGGTGCGCTGGACTTTCGTCTTCATGCATCACCCCGTCTGGGCCGCTCGCGATCTGACGGAAAATGGCTGGCTGGAATTCGAAAAACTCTTTGCCAATCGGCAGTATTCCACGTTCTGTGGCCATGAGCATACGTTCCGCAAATTCATTCGCAACGAACGAAGTTACTATCAACTGGCCACCACCGGCGGGGTCAGTTCGATGCGGGGTATCGAATACGGGGAGTTCGATCAGATCGCCTGGGTCACCATGAAGAAAGATGGACCCGTGATTGCTCAAGTTGCCCTCGAAGGTATTTTGAAAGATGACCTGACGAAAATCGAACCTTCGGAAGAGAATGGTTCGAAGCCGCTTTCAACGGAAGGCTTGAACGAGGTTGTCGGCAGCGTGACCATGAATGGAAAGCCAGTAACCGGGCTGCAAGCTCAATTTATTCCCCTGGATGAACCGGCTCCCCGAGCAAACGCACCGGAATACTCGCTCCCCGGTGGCATGGGACTCCTTCAACTCGATGGTTCTTTCACCGTCTATCAGCATCGGGGCCCGGCCGGTCTTAAGGCCGGTCGTTATGCCGTGACCTTCGCTCCCACCACCTCGTTGATTATCGACAGCACCAAAAAAGATAACCCGGTTCCTGAGAAGTATCGGGCCGCCAACACGACCCCTTATCGGGTGGAAGTGAAAGTGGACGTTCGCAATCGCTTTGAGTTTAAGCTCGATAAAGAATGA
- a CDS encoding suppressor of fused domain protein yields the protein MAAEENKEQTESEWHEWYDQKSRLMEASLGREHDMVLHSMIPYSVGGGLDLYYFPNGIPGTAVATKELCEAPNEGPSNKVLGCYELVMFTRHAIDLDGGEDSPFGKANQNINAILNPMARYAEQAELNANETCEFPEDFEDIAGKCLVFDVYASHTDETVENFGLLAIIEVFRSEMEFAREKGGSVLIELLKQNGHYPYSDLDREPVV from the coding sequence ATGGCAGCTGAAGAAAACAAGGAGCAAACCGAATCGGAATGGCATGAATGGTACGACCAGAAAAGCCGGTTGATGGAGGCCAGCCTGGGCCGCGAACATGACATGGTGCTGCATTCCATGATTCCGTACAGTGTCGGTGGCGGACTCGATCTCTACTATTTTCCCAACGGAATTCCCGGCACGGCAGTCGCCACCAAGGAACTCTGCGAAGCGCCGAACGAAGGCCCGTCCAATAAAGTTCTTGGATGTTATGAACTGGTCATGTTTACCCGGCATGCGATAGATCTGGATGGGGGCGAAGATTCCCCATTTGGAAAAGCCAATCAGAATATCAACGCAATATTGAATCCGATGGCCCGCTATGCCGAGCAGGCCGAGCTAAACGCAAATGAGACCTGCGAATTCCCGGAAGATTTCGAAGATATTGCGGGCAAGTGTCTGGTGTTCGATGTCTATGCGTCCCACACGGATGAGACGGTGGAAAATTTTGGTTTACTAGCGATTATTGAGGTCTTCCGGTCTGAAATGGAGTTCGCACGCGAAAAGGGGGGAAGCGTGTTGATCGAACTGCTGAAACAGAACGGCCATTATCCCTATTCCGATTTGGATAGGGAGCCGGTGGTATAA
- a CDS encoding TIGR03067 domain-containing protein: MKFLLRSLTALALTMIFLYPSAAREDEKSVVGTWVPVSAVIGGKEFPEEVTKSIKMTLTETNYTVDVGGKIDKGTYTLDKKAKIKTLEIKGTEGPNKDKTFKAIYEFKGDNLRVCYDLSGAKYPTEFKSEPNTLLFLAEYKREKK; encoded by the coding sequence ATGAAATTTTTACTTCGAAGCCTGACGGCTCTGGCGCTCACAATGATCTTTTTGTATCCCTCCGCCGCACGGGAGGATGAGAAATCGGTTGTCGGAACCTGGGTTCCCGTCTCAGCCGTCATCGGTGGCAAAGAGTTTCCCGAAGAAGTCACCAAATCGATCAAAATGACTCTGACCGAGACTAACTATACTGTCGATGTCGGAGGGAAAATCGACAAGGGCACCTATACACTGGACAAGAAGGCGAAAATTAAAACTTTGGAGATCAAAGGAACCGAAGGCCCCAATAAAGACAAAACTTTTAAAGCGATCTATGAATTCAAAGGAGATAACCTCCGAGTCTGTTACGATCTTTCAGGTGCCAAATATCCCACGGAATTCAAATCCGAACCCAATACCTTGCTATTTTTAGCGGAATACAAGCGAGAGAAGAAATAA